The following are from one region of the Actinoplanes sp. L3-i22 genome:
- a CDS encoding cytochrome ubiquinol oxidase subunit I → MDALDLSRWQFGITTVYHFIFVPITIGLSALVAGLQTAWVRTGKEHYLRATKFWGKLFLINFAIGVVTGIVQEFQFGMNWSNYSRFVGDVFGAPLAMEGLLAFFLESTFLGLWIFGWDRLPKRVHLATIWTASIGTMLSAYFILAANSWMQHPVGWRMGAGRAELTSIGAVLTQKTTLVTVPHTLTACFLTAGALLLAVSAWHLRKGHQEEVFRPSLRLGAWVVLIAGLGVLITGDVQARVMTEQQPMKMAAAEALYETTGSASFSVFTIGSLDGKEEVWSVRIPSLLSFMATGGPSGTVEGINDLQAESEQKYGPGDYTPIVPVTYWSFRLMIGFGGLAMLVALLTLWSNRGERRPKGRWLWIAGVTTVAMPLLANSFGWIFTEMGRQPWTVFGLFKTAGSGSPSVSTGEAATGLIVLTVLYGILAVIEVGLFLKYAGAGAPEIPAPTDEADRPLAFAY, encoded by the coding sequence GTGGATGCGCTCGACCTATCGCGGTGGCAATTCGGAATCACCACCGTGTACCACTTCATCTTCGTTCCGATAACGATCGGGCTCTCGGCCCTGGTGGCGGGCCTGCAGACCGCCTGGGTCCGGACGGGTAAGGAGCACTACCTCCGGGCGACGAAGTTCTGGGGCAAGCTGTTCCTGATCAACTTCGCGATCGGCGTGGTCACCGGCATCGTGCAGGAGTTCCAGTTCGGGATGAACTGGTCGAACTACTCGCGGTTCGTCGGCGACGTCTTCGGCGCCCCGCTCGCCATGGAGGGCCTGCTGGCCTTCTTCCTGGAGTCGACGTTCCTGGGCCTGTGGATCTTCGGCTGGGACCGGCTGCCGAAGCGCGTGCACCTGGCCACGATCTGGACCGCGTCGATCGGCACGATGCTCTCCGCCTACTTCATCCTGGCCGCGAACTCCTGGATGCAGCACCCGGTCGGCTGGCGGATGGGCGCCGGGCGGGCCGAGCTGACCAGCATCGGCGCCGTGCTGACCCAGAAGACCACGCTGGTCACCGTCCCGCACACGCTGACCGCCTGCTTCCTGACCGCCGGCGCGCTGCTGCTCGCGGTCTCCGCCTGGCACCTGCGCAAGGGCCACCAGGAGGAGGTCTTCCGGCCCTCGCTGCGGCTGGGCGCCTGGGTGGTGCTGATCGCCGGGCTGGGCGTGCTGATCACCGGGGACGTGCAGGCCCGGGTGATGACCGAGCAGCAGCCGATGAAGATGGCCGCCGCCGAGGCGCTCTACGAGACCACCGGCTCGGCCTCGTTCTCGGTCTTCACGATCGGCTCGCTGGACGGCAAGGAGGAGGTCTGGAGCGTCCGGATCCCGTCCCTGCTCTCGTTCATGGCCACCGGCGGCCCGTCCGGCACCGTCGAGGGGATCAACGACCTGCAGGCCGAGTCCGAGCAGAAGTACGGCCCGGGCGACTACACCCCGATCGTCCCGGTCACCTACTGGTCGTTCCGCCTGATGATCGGCTTCGGCGGGCTCGCCATGCTGGTCGCCCTGCTCACCCTCTGGTCCAACCGCGGCGAGCGCCGGCCGAAGGGCCGCTGGCTGTGGATCGCCGGCGTCACCACGGTCGCGATGCCGCTGCTGGCCAACTCGTTCGGCTGGATCTTCACCGAGATGGGCCGCCAGCCGTGGACGGTGTTCGGCCTGTTCAAGACCGCCGGGTCCGGATCACCTTCGGTCTCCACGGGCGAGGCCGCGACCGGCCTGATCGTGCTCACCGTGCTCTACGGGATTCTCGCGGTGATCGAGGTCGGTCTGTTCCTGAAGTACGCCGGCGCCGGCGCGCCCGAGATCCCCGCACCGACCGACGAGGCCGACCGGCCGCTCGCCTTCGCGTACTGA
- a CDS encoding DUF6230 family protein, translated as MEDSQSVPAAGRTNWRRFAVAVGVPTAVAAGLVVALQTGALAANFVVSGTQFKLSAATLEGDGFTQYSGVLKDGSGNYIPAAMSGIQDATLTSLCQSVSQSTPLGQITLQITAATGVEDSADKDKKVQASNLLIGMSELGGDATFTNIEIGNDAGSLTKAGSAKGETGGFGQQADHVTIHSLKQKAYSTSASTFKLTGMSLKLLRGSGNECY; from the coding sequence GTGGAGGATTCGCAGAGCGTTCCGGCCGCCGGACGCACCAACTGGCGTCGGTTCGCCGTCGCGGTGGGCGTGCCCACCGCCGTGGCCGCCGGCCTGGTTGTCGCGCTCCAGACGGGCGCACTGGCCGCGAACTTTGTCGTGTCCGGCACCCAGTTCAAGCTGTCGGCCGCCACGCTCGAGGGCGATGGCTTCACCCAGTACAGCGGTGTCCTGAAGGACGGCAGCGGGAACTACATCCCGGCCGCCATGTCCGGCATCCAGGACGCCACGCTGACCAGCCTCTGCCAGTCGGTCTCGCAGAGCACCCCGCTGGGCCAGATCACGCTGCAGATCACGGCGGCGACCGGGGTCGAGGACAGCGCGGACAAGGACAAGAAGGTCCAGGCCTCGAACCTGCTGATCGGCATGTCCGAGCTGGGCGGCGACGCCACGTTCACCAACATCGAGATCGGCAACGACGCGGGCTCCCTCACCAAGGCGGGCTCCGCCAAGGGCGAGACCGGTGGCTTCGGCCAGCAGGCCGACCACGTCACCATCCACAGCCTGAAGCAGAAGGCGTACTCGACGTCGGCTTCGACCTTCAAGCTGACCGGCATGAGCCTCAAGCTCCTCCGCGGCTCCGGTAACGAGTGCTACTGA
- the cydD gene encoding thiol reductant ABC exporter subunit CydD: protein MKPLDPRLLRYGRSTRTHLAATVCLGAIHAALLVAQATLLATAITAVFLEHRDPAWLALAVVIVARAGVAWLQELASARSAAAVKSELRGRLVAQLAALGPARQRPAGEVATLVTHGLDALDGYFARYLPQLVLAVLVPGIVLARLLPADLTATVTIAVTLPLIPLFMALVGMHTEAQNRRQFRLLARLSHHFLDVVAGLPTLKLLGRARAQAGIIRRISDQQRAETMRTLRTAFLSSLVLELLATLSVALVAVGIGLRLVAGHLDLTTALLVLILAPEAYRPLREVGANYHASAEGLAAAEEVFAILETPVPPAGTRAPVSGPIVFDDVEVRYPGRSEPALRLSATITPGEVVALTGPSGCGKSTALAVLLGFVTPESGRVTVGGIPLNELDPDRWRSWIAWVPQRPHLLAASVRENITLGADFPAERIDSAVRRAGATGFADVTLGDAGTGLSAGQRQRVALARAFLRDAPIVLLDEPTANLDAATAAGVMTSIRELARGRTVLIAAHRPELISLADRVVEVGRVPVGQS, encoded by the coding sequence ATGAAACCCCTAGACCCAAGATTGCTTCGGTACGGCCGGAGCACCCGGACCCATCTGGCCGCCACGGTGTGCCTCGGGGCGATCCACGCCGCCCTGCTCGTCGCCCAGGCCACCCTGCTCGCGACCGCGATCACCGCGGTCTTCCTCGAGCACCGCGACCCGGCCTGGCTCGCCCTGGCCGTCGTGATCGTGGCCCGGGCCGGCGTGGCCTGGCTGCAGGAGCTGGCGTCGGCCCGCTCGGCGGCCGCGGTCAAGAGCGAGCTGCGCGGCCGGCTCGTCGCCCAGCTGGCCGCCCTCGGCCCGGCTCGGCAGCGCCCGGCCGGCGAGGTCGCGACCCTGGTCACGCACGGTCTGGACGCGCTCGACGGATACTTCGCCAGGTACCTGCCGCAGCTGGTCCTGGCCGTGCTCGTGCCGGGCATCGTGCTGGCCCGGCTGCTGCCCGCCGACCTGACCGCGACCGTCACGATCGCGGTCACCCTGCCGCTGATCCCGCTGTTCATGGCCCTGGTCGGGATGCACACCGAGGCACAGAACCGCCGGCAGTTCCGGCTCCTGGCCCGGCTCTCGCACCATTTCCTGGACGTGGTCGCCGGGCTGCCCACGCTGAAGCTGCTCGGGCGGGCCCGGGCGCAGGCCGGGATCATCCGCCGGATCAGCGACCAGCAGCGCGCCGAGACGATGCGCACGCTGCGCACCGCGTTCCTCTCCTCGCTGGTCCTGGAGCTGCTGGCCACGCTGTCGGTGGCGCTGGTCGCGGTCGGCATCGGGCTGCGGCTGGTCGCCGGGCACCTGGACCTGACCACCGCGCTGCTGGTGCTGATCCTGGCGCCGGAGGCGTACCGGCCGCTGCGCGAGGTCGGCGCGAACTACCACGCCAGCGCGGAGGGGCTGGCCGCCGCCGAGGAGGTCTTCGCGATCCTGGAGACGCCGGTCCCGCCGGCCGGCACCCGGGCGCCGGTCTCCGGCCCGATCGTCTTCGACGACGTCGAGGTCCGCTACCCCGGCCGGAGCGAACCGGCCCTGCGCCTGTCCGCGACGATCACGCCCGGCGAGGTGGTCGCGCTGACCGGCCCGTCCGGCTGCGGGAAGTCCACCGCGCTCGCGGTCCTGCTCGGCTTCGTCACCCCGGAGTCCGGCCGGGTCACCGTCGGCGGCATCCCCCTGAACGAGCTGGACCCGGACCGCTGGCGGAGCTGGATCGCCTGGGTCCCGCAGCGGCCGCACCTGCTGGCCGCGTCCGTGCGGGAGAACATCACGCTCGGCGCCGACTTCCCGGCAGAGCGGATCGATTCCGCCGTACGCCGAGCCGGCGCGACCGGCTTCGCCGACGTCACCCTGGGCGACGCCGGAACCGGGCTCTCCGCCGGTCAGCGGCAGCGGGTCGCGCTCGCCCGGGCGTTCCTGCGGGACGCGCCGATCGTGCTGCTCGACGAGCCGACCGCGAACCTCGACGCGGCGACCGCGGCCGGGGTGATGACCTCGATCCGTGAGCTGGCCCGCGGCCGGACCGTGCTGATCGCCGCGCACCGTCCGGAACTGATCAGCCTCGCCGACCGCGTCGTCGAGGTCGGCCGGGTCCCGGTGGGGCAGTCGTGA
- the cydC gene encoding thiol reductant ABC exporter subunit CydC: MTTLAVIRPAGGRLTLAVLAGAGAAGCAVTLAAVAAWLISRAALHPPILHLMVAIVAVRACGLGRGVLRYLERLLGHDAAFRVLGDVRVRLYRRLAAHAPAGLADFRRADLAQRLAADVDAVLDLVTRVFLPYAVAAVTGLATVLVLSALVPVAGLTLAAALLVVGVLVPLLQRTAARRADGRLAPLRAELGTGVVDLVHGLADLTAYRAIDLNRERIALLDRRLTAASKRSAATAGLGAAVTALGTGVSVLAGLLAGAAAVRAGTLPGELLALVVLTPLAVFEIAGPLPAAAQRWAAARESMRRLAEIRSLGERKDGTVTAAESDAAGSAPPIPGTVPELRLESVTAAWTADRIAVAGVDLTLPPGARVALTGPSGSGKSTIAALLVRFLDPVAGRITLDGADLRSIPPDRVREIVGYLPEDAYLFDTTIGANLRIARPGGTDAELLAALERARLRDWVETLPAGLETLVGEHGMALSGGQRRRLALARLLLTDARVLILDEPGEHLDDATAGALVRDLLVAAGDRTVLLITHRTADLDGLRVVRMPAQPVVTGT; the protein is encoded by the coding sequence GTGACGACCCTGGCCGTGATCCGCCCGGCCGGGGGAAGGCTCACCCTGGCGGTGCTCGCCGGGGCCGGCGCCGCGGGCTGCGCGGTCACCCTCGCCGCGGTCGCCGCCTGGCTGATCTCCCGGGCCGCGCTGCATCCGCCGATCCTGCACCTGATGGTCGCGATCGTCGCGGTCCGCGCCTGCGGCCTGGGCCGGGGCGTGCTGCGCTACCTGGAACGGCTGCTCGGCCACGACGCCGCGTTCCGGGTCCTCGGCGACGTCCGCGTCCGGCTGTACCGCCGGCTGGCGGCGCACGCGCCGGCCGGGCTCGCCGACTTCCGCCGCGCCGACCTGGCCCAGCGCCTCGCCGCCGACGTCGACGCGGTCCTCGACCTGGTCACCCGGGTGTTCCTGCCGTACGCCGTGGCCGCCGTGACCGGGCTCGCGACGGTCCTGGTCCTGAGCGCGCTGGTGCCGGTCGCCGGGCTCACCCTGGCGGCCGCGCTGCTGGTCGTCGGGGTGCTGGTGCCGCTGCTGCAGCGGACCGCCGCGCGCCGGGCGGACGGGCGGCTCGCGCCGTTGCGGGCCGAGCTCGGCACCGGCGTGGTGGATCTGGTGCACGGGCTGGCGGACCTGACGGCGTACCGGGCAATCGATCTGAACCGCGAGCGGATCGCCCTCCTGGACCGACGCCTGACCGCGGCCTCGAAGAGGTCCGCGGCGACCGCGGGGCTGGGCGCCGCGGTGACCGCCCTCGGCACCGGCGTCAGCGTGCTGGCCGGACTGCTCGCCGGCGCCGCCGCGGTGCGCGCCGGGACCCTGCCCGGGGAACTGCTGGCCCTCGTCGTGCTCACGCCGCTGGCGGTCTTCGAGATCGCCGGCCCGCTCCCGGCCGCCGCCCAGCGCTGGGCGGCCGCGCGCGAGTCGATGCGGCGCCTCGCCGAGATCCGGTCGCTCGGCGAGCGAAAGGACGGGACGGTTACGGCCGCTGAGAGCGACGCTGCGGGCTCAGCGCCGCCGATCCCGGGTACGGTCCCGGAACTGCGCCTGGAGAGCGTGACGGCCGCCTGGACGGCGGATCGGATCGCGGTCGCCGGCGTCGATCTGACCCTGCCGCCCGGCGCCCGCGTCGCGCTGACCGGGCCGAGCGGCTCGGGCAAGAGCACGATCGCCGCGCTGCTGGTCCGCTTCCTCGACCCGGTGGCCGGCCGGATCACCCTCGACGGCGCCGATCTGCGGAGCATTCCGCCCGACCGGGTCCGGGAGATCGTCGGCTACCTGCCGGAGGACGCCTACCTGTTCGACACCACGATCGGCGCGAACCTGCGGATCGCCCGGCCCGGCGGCACCGATGCCGAACTGCTCGCCGCGCTGGAGCGGGCGCGCCTGCGGGACTGGGTCGAGACCCTGCCGGCCGGGCTGGAGACGCTGGTCGGCGAGCACGGGATGGCGCTCTCCGGCGGGCAGCGGCGGCGGCTCGCGCTGGCCCGGCTGCTGCTCACCGACGCCCGGGTGCTGATCCTCGACGAGCCGGGCGAGCACCTGGACGACGCGACCGCCGGCGCGCTGGTCCGTGACCTGCTGGTGGCGGCCGGCGACCGGACGGTCCTGCTGATCACCCACCGGACGGCGGATCTGGACGGCCTCCGGGTGGTCCGGATGCCGGCTCAGCCGGTGGTCACCGGCACCTGA
- the cydB gene encoding cytochrome d ubiquinol oxidase subunit II, with protein sequence MDLTTVWFLLIAVLWAGYFLLEGFDFGVGILLPFVGRDDRSRRLAINTIGPVWDGNEVWLLVAGGATFAAFPEWYATLFSGFFLPLLIILVSLIVRGVAFEYRGKRAGATWKKRWDVAIFVGSLLPAILWGVAFGNILRGVPIDANHEYVGGFVNLLNPYALLGGLTTLALCTLHGAVFLALKTDGPMREQAGQIAETMALVSVPIAAAFLVWTGITHGDGWGIALSAAAAIALVTAIPLTRARREGWAFAATGATLLLAVAALFVTLFPDVMPSTLGAAYSLTVHNASSTPYTLKVMTWVAVFFTPIVLSYQGWTYWIFRKRLTLSDIPA encoded by the coding sequence ATGGATCTCACCACCGTCTGGTTCCTGCTGATCGCCGTCCTCTGGGCCGGCTACTTCCTCCTCGAGGGCTTCGACTTCGGCGTCGGCATCCTGCTCCCGTTCGTCGGCCGCGACGACCGCTCCCGCCGCCTGGCGATCAACACGATCGGCCCGGTCTGGGACGGCAACGAGGTGTGGCTGCTGGTCGCCGGCGGCGCCACCTTCGCCGCCTTCCCGGAGTGGTACGCCACCCTGTTCAGCGGCTTCTTCCTGCCGTTGCTGATCATCCTGGTGTCGCTGATCGTGCGCGGCGTCGCCTTCGAGTACCGCGGCAAGCGCGCCGGGGCCACCTGGAAGAAGCGCTGGGACGTCGCGATCTTCGTGGGCAGCCTGCTCCCGGCGATCCTGTGGGGCGTCGCGTTCGGCAACATCCTGCGCGGCGTGCCGATCGACGCGAACCACGAGTACGTCGGCGGCTTCGTCAACCTGCTCAACCCGTATGCGCTGCTCGGCGGCCTGACCACGCTCGCCCTGTGCACGCTGCACGGCGCGGTCTTCCTGGCACTCAAGACCGACGGCCCGATGCGCGAGCAGGCCGGGCAGATCGCCGAGACGATGGCGCTGGTCTCGGTGCCGATCGCGGCCGCCTTCCTGGTCTGGACCGGGATCACGCACGGCGACGGCTGGGGCATCGCGCTCTCCGCGGCCGCCGCGATCGCGCTGGTCACGGCGATCCCGCTGACCCGGGCACGGCGCGAGGGCTGGGCGTTCGCGGCCACCGGCGCGACCTTGTTGCTGGCGGTGGCGGCGCTGTTCGTGACGCTCTTCCCGGACGTGATGCCGTCCACGCTCGGCGCGGCGTACAGCCTGACCGTGCACAACGCGTCGTCGACGCCGTACACCTTGAAGGTGATGACCTGGGTGGCGGTCTTCTTCACCCCGATCGTGCTGAGCTACCAGGGCTGGACCTACTGGATCTTCCGCAAGCGCCTCACGCTCAGCGACATTCCGGCATGA
- a CDS encoding ATP-binding protein, translating into MRLRRRLNLGFAALLVLFTAFLVVQFGVSARVRDDHDVRVARIGTVREANRHALQRMTDAETGIRGFQLTGERLFLEPYQSGRGAALAALSQGARQTSDPQTRELLEAEWQAASDWLAQYAEQVTAGRAPVGIEDEALGKQLFDRVRALNAATDDAINAQLRAENTADRRLDRLIGIVSAALVLAVLGAGYLLVRISRRQLLVPLARVGDTIRLLAGGDRSARAEAAGAAELRTVIDALNDLAAQTEEHLAAEQARTARAGLCQAVLGELQKEDADPATIGNRVVARIGDALGAVAVHSELYVPGTGQIRVCRPESAADLDPAVAAELRAGEPGQAVARPDGGLAIALGGDAEYSGGFLLICRESAREWKETERKLLTSVAREIERALRQLGVRVQQDLLISELRMLDQRKDVFIQTVTHELRTPLTSILGYTEMLTDDDAELTPMQLRSLTAILRNAHRLQDTIGDLLLLDRPATAADAVTEPLDLATVATVVHAELGAAAQAKELTVSFEAEVAWVRGDRTQLQRALRKLMENAIKFTPAGGSVTWRCGGDERTVTIAVTDTGIGIPPEDVPGLFTPFHRAGNAMDQAVQGPGLGLAIVRDIVRDHGGGIAVQSVVGRGSTFTVTLPAVPAPAQVPVTTG; encoded by the coding sequence ATGAGGCTGCGGCGCCGGCTCAACCTGGGCTTCGCCGCCCTGTTGGTGCTCTTCACGGCGTTCCTCGTGGTGCAGTTCGGGGTCAGCGCGCGGGTGCGCGACGACCACGACGTGCGGGTGGCCCGGATCGGCACGGTCCGGGAGGCGAACCGGCACGCCCTGCAGCGGATGACCGACGCGGAGACCGGGATCCGCGGCTTCCAGCTCACCGGCGAGCGGCTGTTCCTGGAGCCGTACCAGAGCGGGCGGGGCGCCGCCCTGGCCGCGCTGAGCCAGGGCGCCCGGCAGACCAGCGACCCGCAGACCCGGGAGCTGCTCGAGGCCGAGTGGCAGGCCGCGTCCGACTGGCTCGCCCAGTACGCCGAGCAGGTCACCGCCGGCCGCGCGCCGGTCGGGATCGAGGACGAGGCGCTCGGCAAGCAGCTCTTCGACCGGGTCCGGGCGCTCAACGCCGCCACCGACGACGCGATCAACGCCCAGCTGCGCGCCGAGAACACCGCCGACCGCCGGCTCGACCGGCTGATCGGGATCGTCTCCGCCGCGCTGGTGCTGGCCGTGCTCGGCGCCGGGTACCTGCTGGTCCGGATCAGCCGCCGCCAGCTGCTGGTCCCGCTGGCCCGGGTCGGCGACACCATCCGGCTGCTGGCCGGCGGCGATCGGTCGGCGCGGGCCGAGGCGGCGGGGGCGGCGGAACTCCGTACCGTGATCGACGCTTTGAATGATCTTGCCGCGCAGACCGAGGAACACCTCGCCGCGGAGCAGGCCCGGACCGCCCGCGCCGGGTTGTGCCAGGCGGTCCTCGGCGAGCTGCAGAAGGAGGACGCGGACCCGGCGACCATCGGCAACCGGGTGGTCGCCCGGATCGGCGACGCGCTCGGGGCGGTCGCGGTGCACAGCGAGCTGTACGTGCCGGGCACCGGGCAGATCCGGGTGTGCCGGCCGGAGTCCGCGGCGGACCTCGACCCGGCGGTCGCCGCCGAGTTGCGGGCGGGGGAGCCCGGGCAGGCCGTCGCCCGGCCGGACGGTGGGCTGGCGATCGCGCTGGGTGGCGACGCCGAGTACTCCGGCGGCTTCCTGCTGATCTGCCGGGAGTCCGCGCGGGAGTGGAAGGAGACCGAGCGCAAGCTGCTGACCAGCGTGGCCCGGGAGATCGAGCGGGCGCTGCGCCAGCTGGGCGTCCGGGTGCAGCAGGACCTGCTGATCAGCGAGCTGCGGATGCTGGACCAGCGCAAGGACGTCTTCATCCAGACCGTCACGCACGAGCTGCGGACGCCGCTGACCAGCATTCTCGGCTACACCGAGATGCTCACCGACGACGACGCGGAGCTGACGCCGATGCAGCTCCGGTCGCTCACCGCGATCCTGCGCAACGCGCACCGGCTCCAGGACACCATCGGCGACCTGTTGCTGCTGGACCGGCCGGCGACCGCCGCGGACGCGGTCACCGAACCGCTCGATCTGGCCACCGTGGCCACCGTCGTGCACGCCGAGCTGGGCGCGGCGGCCCAGGCCAAGGAGCTGACGGTCAGCTTCGAGGCCGAGGTGGCCTGGGTGCGCGGCGACCGGACCCAGCTGCAGCGGGCGCTGCGCAAGCTGATGGAGAACGCGATCAAGTTCACCCCGGCCGGCGGCAGCGTGACCTGGCGGTGCGGCGGCGACGAGCGGACCGTGACGATCGCGGTCACCGACACCGGGATCGGCATCCCGCCCGAGGACGTGCCCGGCCTGTTCACCCCGTTCCACCGGGCCGGCAACGCGATGGACCAGGCGGTGCAGGGCCCCGGCCTGGGGCTGGCGATCGTCCGGGACATCGTCCGCGACCACGGCGGCGGCATCGCCGTGCAGTCGGTGGTGGGCCGGGGCAGCACGTTCACGGTCACCCTCCCGGCGGTGCCGGCCCCGGCTCAGGTGCCGGTGACCACCGGCTGA
- a CDS encoding FAD binding domain-containing protein, whose protein sequence is MDLHTVTDVISAPEPGMWRPGDAWLGGGTALFGEPRPSISRLLDLPSAGWPALTVRDDGVEVAATCTVAELYRGLGEYPIAGQCCHSFLASFKIWNVATVGGNLCSALPAGPMISLCSALGGVCLLIDASGAERSVPVADFVVDDGRTLLRDGELLRSIFLPWAALRGRTAFRRGSLHRHGRSAVLLIGVLGEDGGLELTVTAATRRPWVFRFSAVPSELSTALAAIPPEAWTDDVHGRPVWRAHLTRYFAEQIRVELSA, encoded by the coding sequence GTGGACCTGCACACGGTGACCGACGTGATCAGCGCGCCCGAGCCCGGCATGTGGCGACCCGGGGACGCCTGGCTGGGCGGGGGGACGGCGCTCTTCGGAGAGCCGCGCCCATCGATCTCCCGGCTGCTCGACCTGCCGTCGGCCGGGTGGCCTGCGCTGACCGTGCGTGACGACGGCGTGGAGGTCGCGGCGACCTGCACGGTCGCCGAGCTGTACCGCGGTCTCGGCGAGTACCCGATCGCCGGGCAGTGCTGCCACTCGTTCCTGGCCTCGTTCAAGATCTGGAACGTCGCGACGGTGGGCGGGAACCTGTGCTCGGCGTTGCCGGCCGGGCCGATGATCTCGCTGTGCTCGGCGCTCGGCGGGGTCTGCCTGCTGATCGACGCTTCGGGTGCGGAGCGGTCTGTGCCTGTCGCGGACTTCGTGGTTGACGACGGACGGACCCTGCTCCGGGACGGGGAGCTCCTGCGGTCGATCTTTCTGCCCTGGGCGGCGCTGCGAGGGCGGACCGCCTTCCGGCGCGGATCGCTGCATCGGCACGGGCGATCGGCCGTACTTCTCATCGGGGTTTTGGGTGAGGACGGCGGCCTGGAGCTGACGGTTACCGCGGCCACCCGCCGCCCCTGGGTTTTCCGGTTTTCCGCGGTGCCCTCCGAGCTTTCCACCGCTCTCGCGGCCATCCCGCCGGAGGCCTGGACCGACGACGTGCACGGGCGGCCGGTCTGGCGCGCGCATCTGACCAGGTATTTCGCGGAGCAGATCAGGGTGGAGCTGAGCGCATGA